One window of Hujiaoplasma nucleasis genomic DNA carries:
- a CDS encoding methylaspartate ammonia-lyase, translating into MKIKDVILSKAYTGFFFDDQKAIKAGAKKDGLFYVGQPLIDGFKSIRQKGEAISIQLVLENGDTGIGECAAVQYSGTGGRDPLFLADDYIPFIEEHITPLLIGQELSDFKSMAEKYDRLKINGQRLHTAIRYGLTQAILSAISVWKKSTMAEIVRESYHINDEVYQAVPIFTQSGDERYDGVDKMILKEADVIPHGLINNIDEKLGRQGELLKNYVEWMRNRVLKYRAREDYLPVIHVDVYGTIGIAFNNDLERIVEYLIDLEETAKPLKIRVEGPIDDGSKEGTINYLAKITQMLDERESKLEIVADEWCNTLEDIKDFADAKAGHMLQIKTPDLGGINNICEAIIYCNKVGIGSYSGGTCNETNISSQITTNIAIACKADQMLAKPGMGVDEGYMIVKNEMNRVLAKANRKKG; encoded by the coding sequence GTGAAAATAAAAGACGTTATATTATCGAAAGCATACACCGGTTTTTTCTTTGATGATCAAAAGGCTATAAAAGCTGGTGCTAAAAAGGATGGTTTATTTTATGTAGGTCAACCTTTGATTGATGGTTTTAAATCCATTAGACAAAAAGGCGAAGCTATATCAATTCAATTGGTTTTAGAAAATGGTGATACAGGTATTGGTGAATGTGCTGCAGTTCAATATTCTGGAACTGGTGGACGTGATCCATTATTTTTAGCCGATGATTATATTCCTTTTATTGAAGAACATATTACACCTTTGTTAATAGGACAAGAATTAAGTGATTTTAAAAGTATGGCTGAAAAATATGATCGTTTAAAAATTAATGGTCAAAGACTTCATACTGCCATTCGTTATGGATTAACACAAGCAATTTTATCAGCGATTTCTGTATGGAAAAAATCAACCATGGCAGAGATTGTTAGAGAATCATATCATATTAATGATGAAGTTTATCAAGCTGTTCCTATCTTCACCCAATCAGGTGATGAGAGATATGATGGGGTTGATAAAATGATATTAAAAGAAGCAGATGTAATTCCTCATGGCTTAATTAATAATATAGATGAAAAACTTGGAAGACAAGGTGAACTATTAAAAAATTATGTTGAATGGATGAGAAATAGAGTCTTAAAATATCGTGCAAGAGAAGATTACTTACCAGTGATTCATGTGGATGTTTATGGTACTATTGGTATTGCATTTAATAATGATTTAGAAAGAATTGTTGAATACTTAATTGATTTAGAAGAAACTGCTAAACCATTAAAAATAAGGGTTGAAGGACCTATTGATGATGGTAGTAAAGAAGGAACCATAAACTATTTAGCTAAGATAACTCAAATGTTAGATGAAAGAGAATCTAAATTAGAAATTGTCGCAGATGAATGGTGTAATACTTTAGAAGATATCAAAGATTTTGCAGATGCAAAAGCGGGTCACATGCTACAAATTAAAACACCTGACTTAGGTGGAATTAATAACATTTGTGAAGCTATTATTTATTGTAATAAAGTAGGTATTGGTTCTTATTCTGGTGGTACTTGTAATGAAACAAATATTTCTTCACAAATCACAACCAATATAGCTATAGCTTGTAAGGCTGATCAAATGCTAGCAAAACCTGGCATGGGTGTTGACGAAGGATATATGATTGTTAAAAATGAAATGAATCGAGTTCTTGCTAAAGCAAATCGGAAGAAGGGTTAA
- a CDS encoding citrate lyase ACP, whose translation MIYQAGSKESNDCLVTIKKSDKTKIHIDSIVGHLFYDQILKTVEDTLREEKVENIEVTIEDLGALDYTIRARLIVAIRRMRKDV comes from the coding sequence ATGATTTATCAAGCTGGTTCGAAAGAATCAAATGATTGTCTTGTAACCATTAAAAAAAGTGATAAAACAAAGATCCACATTGACAGTATTGTGGGTCATTTGTTCTATGACCAAATATTAAAAACAGTTGAAGATACTTTAAGAGAAGAAAAAGTAGAGAATATTGAGGTCACTATAGAAGACTTAGGGGCTTTGGATTATACTATTAGAGCTAGGTTAATTGTAGCTATAAGAAGGATGAGAAAAGATGTTTAG
- a CDS encoding HpcH/HpaI aldolase/citrate lyase family protein, producing the protein MFRSLLFIPGNNPSMLQNADIFMSDGIIFDLEDAVSVSEKDNARNLVETYLLTTKSLPKQIVLRVNPVNTEYIQDDLKLLLSKKIDYILLPKSNMISLFVLDKLLSNFEKKYELKQTKVICLIEETKAVLEVNELAKHSRVEALLLGAEDLTNELEIERSIKGDEIQFARSQVIYAAIANKIIPIDTPFTDISDTEGLEWDCQNAQSLGMKAKTAIHPNQLEKINEIFSPSTKMIEWAKGVVDLAEKSGKGVFQFKGKMVDKPVIDKAYKILEKAKFFDLL; encoded by the coding sequence ATGTTTAGATCATTGTTATTTATTCCAGGTAATAACCCATCAATGTTGCAAAATGCTGATATTTTTATGAGTGACGGCATTATTTTTGATTTAGAAGATGCTGTTTCTGTTAGTGAAAAAGATAATGCAAGAAACCTAGTTGAAACCTATTTACTAACAACTAAATCTTTACCTAAACAAATTGTTTTAAGAGTTAATCCTGTTAACACCGAATATATTCAAGATGATTTAAAACTCTTGTTATCAAAAAAAATAGATTATATTTTATTACCTAAGTCAAATATGATTTCTTTATTTGTCTTAGATAAATTGTTATCTAATTTTGAGAAAAAATATGAATTAAAGCAAACAAAAGTGATTTGTTTAATTGAAGAAACAAAGGCTGTTTTAGAAGTCAATGAACTTGCTAAACACTCTAGAGTAGAGGCTTTATTGTTAGGAGCAGAGGATTTAACCAATGAGTTAGAAATTGAAAGAAGTATCAAAGGTGATGAAATTCAATTTGCAAGATCACAGGTGATCTATGCAGCAATAGCTAATAAAATCATTCCGATCGATACGCCTTTCACAGATATCTCAGATACAGAAGGCTTAGAATGGGATTGTCAAAATGCCCAAAGTTTAGGTATGAAAGCTAAGACTGCAATTCATCCAAATCAATTAGAAAAGATTAATGAAATCTTTTCTCCAAGCACTAAAATGATTGAATGGGCCAAAGGTGTTGTTGACTTAGCTGAAAAGTCAGGCAAAGGGGTTTTTCAATTTAAAGGAAAAATGGTTGATAAACCGGTTATTGATAAGGCTTATAAAATATTAGAAAAAGCAAAATTCTTCGATTTATTGTAG
- a CDS encoding citrate lyase subunit alpha: MLNGVNREIPDDLKVFVSSSDYKNHSRKLIEKKQKHSKVQFFDSYEHVFDFFNISNGSTLSFHHHLRNGDKVLQNVSKVVKERDLKNLHYAPSSIFPSYTEMVDLIINKNITNIHTNYLNGDVAKIISQGYLDGQIIMNTHGGRARLIESGDLIIDVAFIACPTVDKRGNGYGAIGPNACGTLGYIIPDLEYAKKVVLVTDNLVDSLETFQLDGSYVDGVLVVDSIGDAGGIVSGTTQITKDPIGLKIAKDTSILLDKLNLIKDGFSMQTGAGKTSLAVVSQVEKIMREKNIKGSFASGGITKAYVDMLEAGLFENLYDVQCFDLEAVKSFNRNKNHLAMSSSKYGNPYEKDIIADKLDFVILGATEIDLNFNVNVTTDSMGYIIGGSGGHSDIAKGADVTIVISPLVKSRIPIVREEVFTVTTPGEDVDIFVTERGIAVNPKRIDLLEKLKDSKINILTMEELLNKTYEMIGVPSKVKKGEKIIGHVEYRDGTVIDLLRKVHDDYIR, encoded by the coding sequence ATGCTTAATGGTGTTAATAGAGAGATACCTGATGATTTAAAAGTATTTGTTAGTTCAAGTGATTATAAAAATCATTCAAGAAAATTAATAGAAAAAAAGCAAAAACATTCAAAGGTTCAATTTTTTGATTCTTATGAACATGTTTTTGATTTTTTTAATATTTCTAATGGTTCTACTTTATCCTTTCATCATCATTTGAGGAATGGTGATAAAGTATTACAAAATGTCTCAAAAGTAGTCAAAGAAAGAGATTTAAAGAATTTACATTATGCGCCATCATCGATTTTTCCATCCTATACAGAAATGGTTGATTTAATTATAAATAAAAACATTACCAATATTCATACTAATTATTTAAATGGTGATGTTGCTAAAATCATTAGTCAAGGTTATTTAGATGGGCAAATTATTATGAACACTCATGGGGGAAGGGCAAGGCTCATTGAAAGTGGTGATTTAATAATAGATGTGGCTTTTATTGCTTGTCCAACAGTTGATAAAAGAGGCAATGGATATGGCGCAATAGGGCCAAATGCTTGTGGAACTCTTGGTTATATAATTCCTGACTTAGAGTATGCAAAAAAGGTTGTTTTAGTAACAGATAATCTTGTTGATTCTTTAGAAACATTTCAATTAGATGGGTCTTATGTAGATGGTGTTTTAGTGGTAGATTCTATTGGCGATGCTGGTGGGATCGTTTCAGGGACAACACAAATCACCAAAGATCCTATAGGTTTAAAAATAGCTAAAGATACTTCTATTTTGTTAGATAAACTTAATTTGATAAAAGATGGTTTTTCCATGCAAACAGGGGCTGGTAAGACTTCTTTGGCTGTTGTATCACAAGTAGAAAAAATAATGAGGGAAAAGAATATAAAAGGTTCTTTTGCTTCAGGTGGTATTACTAAGGCATATGTAGATATGCTAGAAGCTGGTTTGTTTGAAAATTTATATGATGTCCAATGTTTTGATCTAGAAGCTGTGAAGTCATTTAATAGAAATAAAAATCATTTGGCAATGTCATCTTCAAAATATGGTAATCCTTATGAAAAAGATATTATTGCTGATAAGTTAGATTTTGTTATCTTAGGGGCTACTGAAATAGATTTAAATTTTAATGTGAACGTAACTACAGATTCTATGGGATATATCATCGGAGGTTCGGGTGGTCATTCAGATATTGCTAAAGGCGCTGATGTAACCATCGTTATATCGCCTTTGGTTAAATCAAGAATTCCTATTGTTAGAGAAGAAGTCTTTACTGTAACTACTCCAGGTGAAGATGTTGATATATTTGTAACTGAACGTGGCATAGCTGTTAATCCAAAGAGAATAGATTTGTTAGAAAAATTAAAAGATTCTAAAATCAATATTTTGACTATGGAAGAATTATTAAATAAAACCTATGAAATGATTGGGGTTCCTTCAAAAGTAAAAAAAGGAGAAAAAATCATTGGCCATGTAGAATATAGAGATGGAACAGTGATTGATCTTTTAAGAAAAGTACATGATGACTATATCAGATAA
- a CDS encoding triphosphoribosyl-dephospho-CoA synthase has product MMTISDKILEAREQRYLLIQEKLRNHQTIVLVRVNFPGKNKNHYLANLIIHSLKIDDFAFSYTNKEFIHSEDGPYYLITSSEIADDLKMKLIYYEETYELGRFLDIDVYGQNGLISRKHKRKCYLCDELAHVCVREKKHSLNELVDFIAKQTMNYYINDLTSILNEAIEKELILDPKFGLVTIRTKGSHDDMDYQLMRKAKEAIIPYLLEIFKKSLLIKDLEQEISLFIKLGQEAEAAMFNATKGVNAYKGLIFHLSLLILTYGYYISRQTEDDFFALIKIVAKLVLSSNQKKYDTFGEIANEKYEIKGAKGEALSGYIHVQNVLRSFANMSLLEVLVKYIIDIEDTNLLKRAGEYGQYLEIKKLFKNLDLSNFDQVETLSNYCIENKWSFGGSADLLIVTIFVDHLIKKHEKIYLNQ; this is encoded by the coding sequence ATGATGACTATATCAGATAAAATATTAGAAGCTAGAGAACAAAGATACCTCCTTATTCAAGAAAAACTAAGGAATCATCAGACAATTGTGCTAGTTCGTGTCAATTTTCCTGGTAAAAATAAAAATCATTATCTAGCTAATTTAATTATTCATTCATTAAAAATAGATGATTTTGCATTTTCTTATACAAATAAAGAATTCATTCATTCTGAAGATGGTCCATATTATTTGATTACAAGTTCGGAAATAGCTGATGATCTTAAAATGAAGTTAATCTATTATGAAGAAACTTATGAATTGGGAAGATTTTTAGATATAGATGTTTATGGTCAAAATGGTTTGATATCAAGAAAGCATAAAAGAAAATGCTATTTGTGTGATGAATTAGCCCATGTTTGTGTTAGGGAGAAAAAACATTCATTAAATGAACTCGTCGATTTTATTGCTAAACAAACGATGAATTATTATATTAATGATTTGACTAGTATATTGAATGAAGCTATAGAAAAAGAGTTAATCCTAGATCCTAAATTTGGTTTGGTTACCATTCGAACAAAAGGATCACACGATGATATGGATTATCAACTCATGCGTAAAGCAAAAGAGGCTATTATTCCATATCTATTAGAGATATTTAAGAAAAGTCTTTTGATTAAGGACTTAGAACAAGAAATTTCTTTGTTTATTAAATTGGGTCAAGAAGCAGAAGCAGCAATGTTTAATGCCACAAAAGGCGTTAACGCTTATAAGGGTTTAATTTTTCATTTGTCTTTATTAATACTGACTTATGGGTATTATATTTCAAGGCAGACTGAAGATGATTTTTTTGCTTTGATTAAAATTGTAGCCAAATTGGTATTGAGCAGTAATCAGAAAAAATATGATACATTTGGTGAAATCGCCAATGAAAAATACGAGATTAAAGGTGCTAAGGGTGAAGCCTTATCAGGCTATATACATGTTCAAAATGTTTTAAGATCTTTTGCAAATATGTCACTCTTGGAGGTCTTGGTAAAATATATTATTGATATCGAAGATACAAATCTTTTAAAACGCGCTGGTGAATATGGTCAATATCTTGAAATTAAGAAATTATTTAAGAATTTAGATTTATCTAACTTTGATCAAGTTGAAACTTTATCAAATTATTGCATAGAAAATAAATGGTCTTTTGGTGGGTCTGCAGATTTGTTAATTGTGACAATTTTTGTGGATCATTTAATCAAAAAACATGAGAAAATCTATCTAAATCAGTAA
- a CDS encoding MATE family efflux transporter: MAQTMDKKTDLILNKKPIWKGLLYLSFPVFLVNILKTLHDIVDGIFLGRVSGTFIDANNEIASIATAMQSAVSLTWPIFFVFISFGMGLSVAGNALVGQYVGKGDYVNAKKFANNTLFIALFLGVVFNMISFIFAPQILATVADNDRVYGYAITYLRIRSFELPVLFMSFAFQAIRRATGDTVTPVIISAAGLLLNMILTPILVLELNMGVAGAATATVVAQVVLIPWMVYYLIKPKTGISVKFKINQLNKVVIKDIFNIGIPASLGQSIQAIGFVVLNFTIFSLGQEVSAAFYIGNRINSLVMFPVSAVSTIVAIYIAQNVGAGNVRRAKETVKQGILLGVIMMIIGVAIILPFRVPIVKLFSEDALAIKHAATYTLYIGIGLPLMALFQTFLNTFQGSGETKYSFILAIVRLWIFRLPFVMLAMYVFDLGAIGIWYSMLLSNVLAAILGTYLYSKVKFIPKTREAI, translated from the coding sequence ATGGCACAAACTATGGATAAAAAAACTGACTTAATATTAAATAAAAAGCCCATTTGGAAGGGTTTATTATACCTTTCATTTCCTGTCTTTTTAGTCAATATATTAAAAACATTACATGATATTGTTGATGGGATATTTTTAGGAAGAGTTTCTGGTACTTTTATTGATGCTAATAATGAAATTGCCTCAATTGCGACAGCTATGCAAAGTGCTGTTTCATTAACTTGGCCAATATTCTTTGTCTTTATTTCATTTGGTATGGGTTTGTCAGTTGCTGGTAATGCCTTGGTTGGTCAGTATGTTGGTAAAGGGGATTATGTTAATGCAAAGAAATTTGCTAATAACACCTTATTTATAGCTTTGTTCTTGGGTGTTGTTTTTAATATGATATCTTTTATTTTCGCGCCACAAATATTAGCTACAGTGGCAGATAATGATAGAGTGTATGGTTATGCCATTACATATCTTCGAATTAGGTCTTTTGAGTTGCCAGTCTTGTTTATGTCTTTTGCATTTCAAGCCATTAGAAGGGCAACTGGTGATACTGTGACCCCTGTTATTATTAGTGCAGCTGGTTTGTTATTAAATATGATTTTGACACCAATATTGGTTTTAGAATTAAATATGGGCGTTGCCGGAGCGGCTACTGCCACTGTGGTTGCACAAGTTGTTTTAATTCCTTGGATGGTCTATTATTTAATTAAACCTAAGACAGGTATTTCAGTTAAATTTAAAATTAATCAATTAAATAAAGTTGTCATTAAAGATATCTTTAATATAGGTATACCTGCTTCTTTAGGTCAATCGATTCAAGCCATTGGTTTTGTTGTATTGAATTTTACGATATTTTCATTAGGGCAAGAAGTTTCAGCGGCTTTCTATATTGGAAATAGAATCAATTCATTGGTTATGTTCCCAGTATCAGCCGTTTCAACTATAGTGGCTATATATATAGCTCAAAATGTTGGTGCAGGTAATGTTAGACGTGCCAAGGAAACTGTTAAACAAGGTATACTGCTTGGTGTGATTATGATGATTATTGGTGTAGCAATTATCTTGCCTTTTAGGGTGCCTATTGTTAAACTATTTAGTGAAGATGCTTTAGCTATTAAACATGCAGCGACTTATACTTTATATATAGGTATTGGTTTACCTTTAATGGCCTTGTTCCAAACATTCTTAAACACCTTCCAAGGTAGTGGAGAAACTAAATATTCATTTATATTGGCTATTGTAAGATTATGGATTTTTAGGTTACCATTTGTTATGTTGGCCATGTATGTCTTTGATTTAGGAGCCATAGGTATTTGGTATTCAATGTTGTTAAGTAATGTTTTAGCCGCAATACTTGGTACATATTTATATAGTAAAGTTAAATTTATACCAAAGACAAGGGAGGCAATTTAA
- a CDS encoding alkaline phosphatase family protein produces MRNLVFPDYDHSLLSISSSILKHYGIDFAYKSIDLLDQRLSKNPKNVIFILVDALGSEILKKHHEKASFLVKQQKDVLTTVFPSTTTSATTTALTGLPPIRTAWIGWQQFIKEEKGHVVFFLNSDYYYETRTYDYNVSDKYVKNTKLYELIESKNSDVFTHEIFPKFKQEEHDSFSKQVGTCLKLIEDDRKHFIYMYWDQVDSKLHDFGTESKEVDDEISQVNDAVKHLFESVGDDTLIVLTADHGQIDIEPVTINKYTDLLSMLKEKPAIEARATAFYVNEEFMEDFPTVFNKHFKDKFVLYKSEELIKMDLFGVGEIHPRFKEYIGDYFSIAIDKYAFHLSDKPAHKATHAGLTKDEMLIPLIMNDSN; encoded by the coding sequence ATGAGAAATTTGGTTTTTCCAGATTATGATCATTCTTTATTAAGTATTTCATCTTCAATTTTAAAACATTATGGTATTGATTTTGCTTACAAAAGTATTGATTTATTAGATCAAAGATTAAGTAAAAATCCTAAGAATGTGATCTTTATCTTGGTCGATGCTTTAGGCAGTGAAATTTTAAAGAAACATCATGAAAAAGCCAGTTTTTTAGTGAAACAACAAAAGGATGTTTTAACGACTGTTTTTCCTTCAACAACCACTTCAGCGACAACAACAGCTTTAACAGGTTTACCACCTATTAGAACTGCTTGGATTGGTTGGCAACAATTCATTAAAGAAGAAAAAGGACATGTTGTATTCTTCTTGAATTCTGATTATTATTATGAAACAAGAACTTATGATTATAATGTTTCTGATAAATATGTTAAAAATACTAAATTATATGAACTTATAGAATCAAAAAATAGTGATGTGTTCACACATGAAATTTTCCCTAAATTTAAACAAGAAGAGCATGATTCTTTTTCAAAGCAAGTAGGTACCTGTTTAAAACTTATCGAAGACGATCGAAAACACTTTATTTATATGTATTGGGACCAAGTGGATTCAAAATTGCATGATTTTGGTACTGAATCTAAAGAAGTAGATGATGAAATTTCTCAAGTTAATGATGCTGTTAAACATTTGTTTGAATCTGTTGGAGATGATACGCTTATTGTTTTAACAGCTGATCATGGCCAAATTGATATTGAACCTGTGACAATTAATAAGTACACAGATTTATTATCTATGCTTAAAGAAAAACCCGCCATAGAAGCAAGAGCGACTGCATTTTATGTAAATGAAGAGTTTATGGAAGACTTCCCTACTGTTTTTAATAAGCATTTTAAAGATAAATTCGTTTTGTATAAAAGTGAAGAATTAATAAAGATGGATTTATTTGGAGTAGGAGAGATCCACCCAAGATTTAAAGAGTATATTGGCGATTATTTTTCTATAGCTATTGATAAATATGCATTTCACTTATCAGATAAACCAGCTCATAAAGCAACACACGCTGGTTTAACTAAAGATGAAATGTTAATTCCATTGATTATGAATGACTCAAACTAG
- a CDS encoding RHS repeat-associated core domain-containing protein: MVEYQYDAYGNTIYEYDSGLGLSEINPYRYRGFRYDNDIGLYYLQSRYYNPETGRFINADGIVQSSDTILGLNMYSYAENNPVMNMDPTGYNCVYQDVDGDGDFFDQDGGPCGGRGMGTSQHLSSGGVSASVNDVYSTGYNSGMGNMISSHGPTSHWMNGVYSYGNEYPVGEPVLKPASSNNARTEPSNLIEKLHMEQVKRDPFIKYNDIEKLDIDLTDNRWRGVNGWNKYQSVFSSETGYVSVIHFNYNHITDMYGDFKFTR, translated from the coding sequence ATGGTAGAATATCAGTATGATGCATATGGTAATACTATTTATGAATATGATTCGGGATTAGGCTTATCAGAGATTAATCCATATAGATATCGTGGATTTAGGTATGACAACGATATTGGTTTGTATTATTTACAATCAAGATATTATAATCCGGAAACAGGTCGATTTATTAATGCAGATGGTATAGTCCAATCAAGCGATACAATCCTTGGATTAAATATGTATTCATATGCAGAAAACAACCCTGTAATGAATATGGATCCTACAGGATATAATTGTGTTTATCAAGATGTGGATGGCGATGGAGATTTCTTTGATCAAGATGGTGGTCCATGTGGTGGTAGAGGCATGGGAACTTCACAGCATTTAAGTTCAGGTGGGGTATCAGCTTCTGTGAATGATGTCTATAGCACAGGTTATAATTCTGGTATGGGGAACATGATATCAAGTCATGGACCTACTAGTCATTGGATGAACGGGGTATATTCTTATGGGAATGAGTACCCTGTTGGGGAACCAGTTTTAAAGCCAGCTTCTAGTAACAATGCTAGGACAGAACCAAGTAATTTAATTGAAAAATTACATATGGAACAGGTAAAGAGAGATCCTTTTATTAAGTATAATGATATTGAAAAATTAGATATTGATTTGACAGATAATAGGTGGAGAGGCGTGAATGGTTGGAATAAATATCAGAGCGTTTTTAGTTCAGAAACAGGATATGTATCAGTAATACATTTTAATTATAATCATATAACTGATATGTATGGAGATTTTAAGTTCACAAGATAA
- a CDS encoding RHS repeat-associated core domain-containing protein: MDGVLTKYYLDGYKVLLEKTGSNTIRYTYDIDGTLISFNHNGTEYYYVTNIFGDITHIIDSAGSLMVEYQYDAYGNTIYEYDSGLGLSEINPYRYRGFRYDNDIGLYYLQSRYYNPETGRFINADGIVQSSDTILGLNMYSYAENNPVMNMDPTGYNCVYQDVDGDGDFFDQDGGPCGGRGMGTSQHLISGGASASVNDVYSTGYNSGMGNMISSHGPTSHWMIGNIVHGSVSQTNSNYVLHLPENPSDYNPENLVRLEIDGNKGKIVKWGKTVSGRFQSVYEFHEDPKFGNHYHYFSNGVKQSWAMDPYGHLYPGYYYVGW, from the coding sequence GTGGATGGTGTTTTAACCAAATACTATTTAGATGGCTATAAAGTTTTACTTGAAAAAACAGGTTCAAACACGATAAGATACACATATGATATTGATGGTACTTTGATTTCATTTAACCATAATGGCACAGAGTATTATTATGTCACAAATATATTTGGAGATATCACACATATTATTGATTCAGCTGGTTCTTTAATGGTAGAATATCAGTATGATGCATATGGTAATACTATTTATGAGTATGATTCGGGATTAGGCTTATCAGAGATTAATCCCTATAGATATCGTGGATTTAGGTATGACAACGATATTGGTTTGTACTATTTACAATCAAGATATTATAATCCTGAAACAGGACGGTTTATTAATGCAGATGGTATAGTCCAATCAAGTGATACAATCCTTGGATTAAATATGTATTCATATGCAGAAAACAACCCTGTAATGAATATGGACCCTACAGGATATAATTGTGTTTATCAAGATGTGGACGGCGATGGAGATTTCTTTGATCAAGATGGTGGTCCATGTGGTGGTAGAGGCATGGGGACTTCACAGCATCTAATTTCGGGTGGGGCATCAGCTTCTGTGAATGATGTCTATAGCACAGGTTATAATTCTGGTATGGGGAACATGATATCAAGTCATGGACCTACTAGTCATTGGATGATAGGAAATATTGTTCATGGCAGTGTATCTCAAACTAATAGTAACTATGTTTTACATTTACCCGAAAATCCTAGTGATTATAATCCTGAAAATCTTGTTCGATTGGAAATAGATGGGAATAAGGGAAAAATAGTTAAATGGGGTAAAACTGTTTCGGGTAGATTTCAAAGTGTTTATGAATTTCATGAAGATCCAAAATTTGGAAATCATTACCATTATTTTTCCAATGGTGTGAAACAGTCATGGGCTATGGACCCATATGGGCATTTGTATCCAGGATACTATTACGTTGGGTGGTGA
- a CDS encoding heavy-metal-associated domain-containing protein, which translates to MKKLIIKGICCRGCKKQLETIFNNIYGIKNVRVSDEDCSISYDGYVSKRVIEQALKGTDYEVEKYISEPKK; encoded by the coding sequence ATGAAAAAACTAATTATAAAAGGTATTTGCTGTCGCGGATGCAAAAAACAATTAGAAACTATTTTCAATAACATATATGGTATAAAAAATGTTCGTGTTTCAGATGAAGATTGTTCGATTTCTTATGATGGTTATGTTTCGAAAAGAGTCATTGAACAGGCTTTAAAGGGTACCGATTATGAAGTAGAAAAGTATATTTCGGAACCTAAAAAATAA
- a CDS encoding V-type ATPase subunit, with protein MNFAGNAIISKAKSMYKDRLKPEDYEELLKYNQLSEVVAYLKRNNKYSNTLNEVYENTIHRGQLEELIRKSYFFNVAKIVSFISTKDRKFYELDMIKREIEIVLSSLRSVISGDIKSSVRDLPLFFKKHASFDIEKVTKSLTFRDLLFNLKDTRYYDILQPFYKDDPMMIKYADIEHAMMAKYHNIVVERINFYFKGKLRKRLMDIYQTKVEVDNIIKIYRLKKFYDAPEEEIWKAMITENIRMSKEQLQELIELKNPNDVLTVISKSQYQDFIDEDDYVYIEYQAERIKYHLAKRYMYFSTEPAIVYTVFIFLNEIEQANIFNIIEGIRYDISKADIKRMLIY; from the coding sequence GTGAACTTTGCTGGCAACGCAATCATATCTAAAGCTAAATCTATGTATAAGGACAGGTTAAAACCTGAAGATTACGAAGAGTTATTAAAATATAATCAGCTTTCTGAAGTGGTTGCTTATTTAAAAAGAAATAATAAATATTCAAATACTTTAAATGAAGTTTATGAAAATACAATTCATCGAGGTCAATTGGAAGAACTTATTAGAAAATCTTATTTTTTTAATGTGGCAAAGATTGTAAGTTTTATTTCAACCAAAGATCGAAAATTTTATGAATTGGATATGATTAAACGTGAAATTGAAATTGTTTTATCAAGTCTAAGATCTGTAATATCTGGTGATATTAAAAGTTCTGTTAGAGATTTACCTTTATTTTTTAAGAAACATGCGAGTTTCGATATTGAAAAGGTAACTAAGTCTCTAACTTTTCGTGATTTATTATTTAATTTAAAAGATACAAGATATTATGATATCTTACAACCTTTTTATAAAGATGACCCAATGATGATTAAATATGCTGATATTGAACATGCTATGATGGCAAAGTATCATAACATTGTTGTTGAAAGAATTAATTTTTATTTTAAAGGTAAATTAAGAAAAAGATTAATGGATATATACCAAACCAAGGTTGAAGTTGATAATATAATCAAAATTTACCGTTTAAAGAAGTTTTATGATGCGCCTGAAGAAGAAATTTGGAAGGCCATGATTACTGAAAATATTAGGATGAGTAAAGAACAATTACAGGAACTTATAGAGTTAAAAAATCCTAATGATGTTTTAACTGTGATTTCAAAATCACAGTATCAAGATTTTATTGATGAAGATGACTACGTTTATATTGAATATCAAGCAGAACGTATTAAATATCATTTGGCGAAAAGGTATATGTATTTCTCTACTGAACCCGCTATTGTATATACAGTTTTTATTTTCTTAAATGAAATTGAACAAGCAAATATCTTTAATATTATTGAAGGTATTAGGTATGACATCAGCAAGGCTGATATCAAGCGCATGCTGATATATTGA